The DNA sequence GCGGCGGCACTGCGTGCCGGGAGCGAGGCCGTCGTGGGCGTACCGGCCCACCGGGGCGTGGTGTGGGTGCCCGGTGCCGGGGTCGTGGGGCCGCTGTCGTCCCGCAGGTGGAGCGGCGCCGAGGTTCGGGTGGCGGCTGACGGGGCCGTCGTACGGGGGGAGAGCGGGGAGGTGCGGCTTCCCCGGGACCTGGGCGCGCCGGCGCCCGGCTGGCGTCCGCTGCCCGTGCTGTGGGACGCGGCGCCGTGGTGCGCGGAGCCGGGGGCCGCCCTTCGCCTCGACACGGTGACGCCGTACCGCGACTTCGAGGTGTCGCCGCGCGCTCCGGTGCGGATGCCGGGGCGCAGGTCCGGGCTGTGGCGGGAGCGGGTCGCCGGTGCCTGCGCCCTGCTGGCCCGTGAGTCCCCCGCGGACACGGCACGCCTCGCGGCGCTCGTACGCGTCCTGGTGCCGCGCGCCTTCGCCGCGTCCACGCGCGGCCAGGTGGCCAGTTCCTCCTCGCCCGACGCCTTCGGCGCGGTCACGCTGTCGCTGCCGTACGACGAGGCGCAGATGGCCGCCACGCTGGTGCACGAGACCCGCCACCAGCAGCTGAACGCGCTGCTCGGCCTGGTGCCGCTGGTGCGCGAGCAGGAGGCCGGGGCGCGGCGTCCGCTGCACTACGCGCCGTGGCGCAGTGATCCGCGGCCGGCGCACGGCCTGCTGCACGGGGTGTTCGCGTTCGCGGGAGTGACACGTTTCTGGCGGCTGCACCGGGAGTTCGTGACGGGCGACGAGGCGCGGCGGGCGGACTTCGAGTTCGCCGTGTTCCGGGACCAGGTGCGGGAGGTCGCCACCGCGCTGCTCGCCGGTGGTGAACTCACCGCTGCGGGGCGGCTCTTCGTGGAGGAGATCGCGGGGGCCGCCGAGCGGTGGGCGAAGGAGGACGTCCTGCCGGGGCCTTCCCGGCTCGCCGCGCGCTACTGCGCGCTGCGGCGCGCCGTGTGGCGGGCGCGGCACCTGGAGCTCGACGGGGCGGCGGCGCGGCGGGCGGCCGTCGCCCGGGTGGCGGGGCTGCCCGCCCCGCCGCTGCCGGGCTCCCGGCTGCGCCCGCGCCCGGACGCGATCCGTACGGACACCTTCGGCCATGTGGTCCGGCTCCGCCTCGGGACGCCCGACGCGTTCGCCCGCCGCTGGCGGGAGGCCGACGCGGACCGGGACGTGGTGATCGGTGCCGAGTGCGCGTCGGTGGCCGGGGACGTCGACGGTGCGGCGCGCCGTTACGCGGCGTGGACCGCGGTGGAGCCGCACGACGCGGAGGCGTGGATCGGCGCGGCCCTCGCCCGGCAGGACCGGTCCGCGGCCGCGGCGCTGCTGCTCGAACGGCCGGAGGCCGTGGCGGCGGTGCGCCGGGCGATGGCGGCCTTGGGGGCGGAGCCGTCCGCGCCGCTGGAGCTCGCGGACTGGCTCCGCGGTGCTGTCGCCGCGCCCGGCGGCGACAGCGGTCAGAGCGGCTGGAGCGGCTAGAGCGAGATCAGGTCGATGTCGGCGTTGGCCCTGAGCCCCTTCTCGGCGTCGCGGGTGGCGGGGTGGGAGGGCCCCAGGATGGTCCGGTAGGTGGACAGCGCCTCTTCGAGGAGGTGCCCGCTCTCCTCCGTCCGGCCCAGGGCCTTGAGGTCGTGGCTGAGGTTCAGCTGCACGGCGAGGTTCGCGGGGTGGCGCTCGCGCAGCCGCGCGGCTTCCTGCGCGACCGCCGCGTCGATCTCGTAGGCCTGGTCGGGGCGGCCGAGCGCGAAGTGGTCGCTGGCCAGGTTCATCCGGGCGAGCAGGGTGCGCGGGTGCTCGGCCGACAGGGTGCGGGTCAGTCCGTCGACGATCTCCTGGTTCAGGGCGAGGGCGCCGTCGTTCTCACCGAGCAGGCGCAGCGTCACGGCGAGGTTCATGGCCATGGCGTGACTGTGCGGGTGTTCCCTGCCGTAGAGGCCGCGGTGCGCCGCCAGGGCCTGCTCGGTCAGCTGCCGGGCCTCCTGGAGCTTGCCGACCTGACGCAGGTCGTTGGCGTGGCTGATGGCCATCTGCAGGTACTGGCGGCTGCGTTCCCCGAAGCGGCCGCGCACCAGGGAGATGTAGGGCGTGGAGAGTTCGTACGCGCCTTCGTGGTCGCCCTTCTTGCGGCGGGTCACACACAGGTTGCGGACCACCTGGACGGTGAACCAGTGGTCTCCGCCGAGCTGTTCCCGCAGGTCTTCGGCGAGCTGCTCGTACCCTTCGAGCGCTTCCTCGTACCGGCCCACTTCCTGGAGGTCGAGGAGGTAGGCGTTGTAGGTGGTCAGGGTGTAGAGGTGGTCCTCGCCGAGGACTTCCACGCGGCGCTGCCACGTGTCGTGGTCCAGCTCCCGCGCCTTCTCGGGCGAACCCGCGAGGCGCAGGCTCACCGCGTAGTTGTGCGCGGTGAGGAGGGTGGCGGGG is a window from the Streptomyces spectabilis genome containing:
- a CDS encoding HEXXH motif domain-containing protein encodes the protein MTDGRLDLYRLPEESLRSIAAGDAGAPELRLLRSAQRSHLLLVLRSLVDHSGVARARPPRVGAVASAESAWRLLAAAQRRDPGAVDVVLADPMVMAWALRLLRRLGGAGRGVASPAAPLWADVGQLYALAAAAALRAGSEAVVGVPAHRGVVWVPGAGVVGPLSSRRWSGAEVRVAADGAVVRGESGEVRLPRDLGAPAPGWRPLPVLWDAAPWCAEPGAALRLDTVTPYRDFEVSPRAPVRMPGRRSGLWRERVAGACALLARESPADTARLAALVRVLVPRAFAASTRGQVASSSSPDAFGAVTLSLPYDEAQMAATLVHETRHQQLNALLGLVPLVREQEAGARRPLHYAPWRSDPRPAHGLLHGVFAFAGVTRFWRLHREFVTGDEARRADFEFAVFRDQVREVATALLAGGELTAAGRLFVEEIAGAAERWAKEDVLPGPSRLAARYCALRRAVWRARHLELDGAAARRAAVARVAGLPAPPLPGSRLRPRPDAIRTDTFGHVVRLRLGTPDAFARRWREADADRDVVIGAECASVAGDVDGAARRYAAWTAVEPHDAEAWIGAALARQDRSAAAALLLERPEAVAAVRRAMAALGAEPSAPLELADWLRGAVAAPGGDSGQSGWSG